One Loxodonta africana isolate mLoxAfr1 chromosome 15, mLoxAfr1.hap2, whole genome shotgun sequence genomic window carries:
- the MTLN gene encoding mitoregulin codes for MANVSERTLQVSVLVAFASGILVGWQANRLRRRYLDWRKKRLQDKLAVMQKKLDLA; via the coding sequence ATGGCGAACGTGTCCGAGCGGACGCTGCAGGTGTCTGTGCTGGTGGCCTTTGCCTCCGGGATTCTCGTGGGCTGGCAGGCGAATCGGCTGCGGAGGCGCTacctggattggaggaagaagagGCTGCAGGACAAGCTGGCGGTGATGCAGAAGAAGCTGGACCTGGCCTGA